Within Lolium rigidum isolate FL_2022 chromosome 5, APGP_CSIRO_Lrig_0.1, whole genome shotgun sequence, the genomic segment CGCGCGCTCAccgtgcgccgcgccgcgccgctcgAGCTGCCGCACCTGCTCCGCGTCGCCGTCCCCGACGCCGAGCAGAAGCAGCAGCACAAGAGCAAGCCGCGGCCGCAGCTGTCGTTCGCGCCGACCACGACGGCGTACATCCCGACCAACTTCGCCATCCTGGCGCACCACGCGTGGCACACCCTCACGCTCGGCCTCGGCACCAAGAACTCCAAGGCCGCCGTCTTCGTCTTCGAGTCCGCCGCCAtgaaggccgccgccgacgccgcctggCCGCAGGTCCTGCCGCTCGGGGACGTCGGCAAgcgcctcctccgcgccgccccgGGCGCGCCGGAGATGGCGCGCTTCAAGTTCCGCAAGGGCTGCGTCACCTTCTACGTCTACGCCGTCCGGACCGCGGGAGCCCGCGGGTTCGCGCGCGCCGAGGAGCTCAGGGCGGTCATCGAGGCCGTCGCCAAGCTCAAGGACTTCCTCGACCACACCGCCATGCTCGCGCTCCCGGGACAGAGGAGCATTGACGCCGCTCCAGTCGGTGCTGTGCATTGATGCAGACTTATATTTGCTCTGTGTATAGAGATCTTcgtttcttcttccttttatttcttttggaGTGTGATTAGTTCCTTACTGAAATGTGACATCTAAAAGAACTGAATGTGAGCACTTCTTTTGTGTGATTAGTTCCTCACTGCAATTCAGTCCTAAGCATTTTCCAAGCTGGAAAATGGGAAGCTGATCCTAGTTTTCATTCATCCCTTTGAGAACAGATGATACCTTCGATTTTTCATTGCTTAAAGTATAGTGCAAATTTGCCACGAGTTCAGTACTTCAGTTCTAGAATGTGGCCACGAGTTTCTCTGCAAATTTTTGTCTCACAACATGATCAGAATTTTGGTCAGCTGCTTCTGCATTATTATCACAAAAGTGAATCTTCAACAGTGTAGGGAGATGCTTCACTGAGCTGGGCTGGTCTGAACTCCATGATTGCTTCAAGTTGAGCTTGAGCCGTACTTTACAGCCATGAGATTCTAGTTCCAGCCTTCCAGGTCACAGGTCTACAGAAAGAAAGCTATATGATACTGCTCCTCGCTGTGTATCCATATTCCTCCAGCCACACTGATGATTGCTTCCATTTTACTCGTCAATACTGTTATTTAATGGACATGAATGCATTGGAAACATACAAAATTTGGTATAATTTTCTCCTCGTTCACAAGAACCAAAACACAAGTGCTGAGATTGCTCACGAAGCAAGCTCAAACGGGCAGGATGCATCAAACAACTCCAATCTTGATGGCAGCATTAGAAATACCAAAGCAAGTACTGAAACAATGATGAACACATCACCGCAAAGCAAGCAAGGCAGCCTCCTTAATCACCGACATGCCACGAACTTCCACCCTGTCTCGCTCTTCTTCACCATACCCAAGCCAACTGCTTGCCCCACATGCATATAGAACAATGCACACCAACCTGGAGCACACACTAGGTAGTGGGCAGAAGGTGACCAACCTGCTCACCCGAACTGCCAATGACCAAGCTCCAAAACCATCAGATGCCAAAGGAAAATGCCATCATGCCGAAACCATTGGAAACCTCCAGGCATGTTGCTGTTGATGGCATCATGTGTTCATGTGCACCATCCTATATTCTTTGCTAAAACATAGAGGGCCAGAGAAAAGGTGGCTTTACAGATCTTGTGATATACTGTTTGTAAACTACACTGAAATATCAGGAAGACAGCAAACATCATCTACTAAAAAAGTCAATATCTAGATAGCTTCATGAATTCGACCAAGACATGATAACAGTCAAGAACAGGGTAAGAATTAGAAATAATTACTGGCATCTTCTCAGTGAGATATCAAAAGGATATATTAAGCAATTAAGCAACAATGTGCAACATAACAGCAAGAAGCCTTGGATACCATAATTCAAGATAAACTTTATTTAACTTGATAACCAGCAGTGGGTTCACGAAGTACTTGAAAACCTTTCAAGGATTACAAACTGATCCTGACCAAACGTCCAATGTTAGAAACTTGAAGGACAAGGACACATCATTCGGTTAGTCGGGTGTGGCAACGCCCTGGTTAAGCTCAGCGAATCGCATGCCGACCCTCATGGAGTGCTTCAGGAACTTCTCGGCGCAGCGGCGGACGCATGACTCCTCTTGCTTGTCCAGGGTCTTGCGGCGGAATGTCTCAACGCAGTCGGTGAAGCACCTCTCCACCAGGTTGTTGTACATCCGTAGACTGTGAACGAAAAGGCAAAATTGTGAGCTTTTGTTCAATTGCAGATGATGTAGTGTGAAGGCAATCAAAGAGTTGCTGAATTTTTAAAGAGTATCAACGAGTATCATGTCGTGGTGGGGAGACTGCGAGCAAAAAGGCAAAATTGTGAGCCTTTGTTcagttgcagatgatgccgtgtGAAGGCCATCAAAGAGTTGTTGAATTTTTAAAGAGTATCATGTCATGGTGGGGGTCGCAGATTTACTAGTGACACAAATCTGTTCACTCCGTATTATAATTCTAGCGAGCAATGCTATTTCATTCCATCGCACCATCAAAATTTCACCACAAGTTGGAATTACATTACATGTAGCGGAATACACAGTTACCTAGCTGGTTCACAACAGAAATAAAGAATGAATCATTTATGAACTCCAGCATAATCGCCATGAAACTATTGAAACATCAGGCTTAATCATCAATTTAATAGTTCAACTTATGTTCTTGCCCTTCTGGTACTAGAATTACACGACTTGTGCATCTGAATGGTTATATACATAGCTAAAAGACTAACCTACAACAAGCAGCAAGCAATTGGACGCAGCAGTGCAGACACACGCCTATCTGAGATAATCGGAACCAAACTAGAAGCAGATAGCCAGCTGCACATGCGTCTGAAACTAATCCCCAGTCTCCAACATCTAAGCAAAACAGGCGGCTCAAATTAAACCAAAACCGAGTGATTTTATCTGTACGGGTTGCAATCTATCACAAATCCTGTGAATAACTGGGGACTAAACGCACCAATTCTACCAAACACGCACTAGATCGCCAACAGATCTTTTCCGAAAGAAGTCATTGACTTTACTCTCCATCTCCTCTAAGCTATGTCCAACTTAACATGAATACGACTGGATCGTCAACGGGGGGAACAAACTCTAAACGCGGGCTATCGAAATCAGATCGCGGGAACGCCGATTTTAGGACGAGATAGGGATCGAGAAGCGGCATTATGAGGGATGGGCGTGGTGCGGACCTGTCGCGGACTTGGAGCTGGTCGACCATGACGGCCATGCGCATCTTGTCCTCCTCGGGGAGGTTGTCGAGGTCGCCGAGCATACTCTTGTCcatggctgccgccgccgccgccgcacggcgaggaaagctagggtttgggggaagAAGGGAGGACGGGCTTGGGGAGGAAAGGGGACACGAGATCTAAAACCTCCGGAGCGCCGTGCTTTGCACGTCTATATTGGCCAGGGCCCTTCAGGTTGCCCGAATTAGCCCATTAGCCCATATCAagatattttttctttttcgatCTCTTTAATTTTAACTTGTTAATATTGAGAATTTGAGATATGCTGCTGGCTGATGTGTCCTTCCTATACCTCTCTGTACAAAAGAAATGTAAGGTATCTTCTTTTTTTTACCTGTGATATTGATACTGTTGGCTACTTGTGTTTTTTTAACTCGGTTGTTTAATTTTACCTTGTTAACGTTGAATGATGCGGCAGGCTGATGGGTTCCAGATGTCAGCCTCTCTGTACAAGAAACTTGAAATATCTCAATTATTTTT encodes:
- the LOC124651747 gene encoding uncharacterized protein LOC124651747 → MAEPKTGKSKSSKSKKHQANDDASTKKAAKAKADATAAPAAPSLDAHFKPCADVTGLRFGAQLVTRALTVRRAAPLELPHLLRSKPRPQLSFAPTTTAYIPTNFAILAHHAWHTLTLGLGTKNSKAAVFVFESAAMKAAADAAWPQVLPLGDVGKRLLRAAPGAPEMARFKFRKGCVTFYVYAVRTAGARGFARAEELRAVIEAVAKLKDFLDHTAMLALPGQRSIDAAPVGAVH
- the LOC124653941 gene encoding mitochondrial import inner membrane translocase subunit Tim9 encodes the protein MDKSMLGDLDNLPEEDKMRMAVMVDQLQVRDSLRMYNNLVERCFTDCVETFRRKTLDKQEESCVRRCAEKFLKHSMRVGMRFAELNQGVATPD